The Haloarcula laminariae genomic sequence CAGGGGTTAGAGGTGACCATGCGAAACCACGGTGTGTTGGCAGGGATTCAACACATGGATATCAAACGACTATTCGAAGACGACGACGCGGTATCGCCGGTCATCGGGGTTATCCTGATGGTCGCAATCACAGTCATCCTCGCGGCCGTCATCGCCAGTTTCGTTCTCGGGCTGGGCGACCAGGCCGGTGACCCATCACCGCAGGCCAGCTGGAGCTTCTCCTACGATGAAGGCAATACCTCTACCGATTCGTTCGGTACAAGTAGCAGTGCTAGCGATGATGGCACTTTAGTTATCTCGCATGATGGGGGAGATAGCGTAACTGTAGATAATATTGACGTAACAGGATCCACTAACAGTGGTGGTAACCTTGTTGACGACGCAGGTTACACGTCTGGAGATGAACTGTCTGCTGGTTCATCTTTTTCCGTTCTGGTAAGCAGTGATGACACTGTTCGAATTATTTGGAACAATCCGAACGGTGATTCCAGCAATACTCTTGCAGAACATGAGGTGTGAAAATAATGGATATTAAACAACTCCTCAACGACGACGATGCAGTATCGCCGGTTATTGGGGTCATCCTGATGGTTGCAATTACGGTCATCCTCGCAGCCGTCATCGCAAGTTTCGTCCTTGGGTTGGGAGACCAAGCTGGAGACGCCGCGCCACAGGTGAGCGTTGATTGTAACTTTCCCAGTAGTTCAGACAATAATATGATTCATGACGGCGGCGACAATCTTGAAGAGAGTAATCTGAATCTGAATAACAATGGGAGTACAAATCTAAATAGTGCACCCTCTGGGAGTACCTTCCGCTCTGGAGACACTATTGCGGAAGGTGGCGGTATTGACGAGGGCACTCAGCTGATATGGGAGAACCCGAACTCTGACAGCACATCCATCATTGCGGAGTGCTAACGTCAGTTAACTACTGAATCGCCTTTTGAAGATTCTTTCTCTGTTTATTGACCGACCAGCGACCGGTGACGACGAACTTTAGTAGGGCCTCGCAGAACCCTCGATATGGAAAAGCTGCAGGAGTCGTTGCTCGACGCGCCAATCATCGAGAAGGATGGGTACCACTACTTCGTCCACCCTATCAGCGACGGCGTACCGATGTTACGGCCCGAGTTGCTGCGCGAGATCGTCATCAAGATAATTCGGAAGGCCGAACTCGAAGACGTCGACAAGATTGTCACCCCGGCGGCGATGGGCATCCACATCTCGACGGCGGTGTCGCTGATGACCGACATCCCGCTCGTGGTCGTCCGCAAGCGCCAGTACGGCCTCGACGGGGAGGTCGCGCTGTCGCAGGTCACGGGCTACTCCGAGAACGAGATGTACGTTAACGACGTCTACGACGGCGACCGCGTGCTCGTTCTCGACGACGTGCTCTCGACGGGCGGGACGCTGGCGGCACTGACCGGCGCGCTGGAGGACATCGGCGCCGACATCTGTGACGTGGTCTGTGTCATCAAGAAAGACGACGGCCAGAACAAGCTCGACGAGGCCGGCTACGAGGCCAAGACGCTCATCAACGTCGTCGTCGAGGACGGCGAAGTGGTCATCACGGACGAGTACGGCGACGGGTAACAGCCCGCGGGCTGTGACTCGGTACGCTGGTACCTGTCTGCCCCCGAGTCAGTAGAAGACAGGGTCGATACACTGTTTTCGTCTCGCGTTTTGTGGCATCCCAGAGTGGGGCGTTCCCCGCTGATACTGTTCGTTGTGGGCACGTGAAGATATTTGCCACCGAGGACGGCGACCGCTCTCGCCCTTACAGCCGGCGGTATCGGCTGGAGTCCGTCAGAAAGTAACGGGCGATAGATTTGAACCGGAACAGGACGGTCGCTCACTCCGTTCGCGCTACGTCTTGCAGGGTTCAAATCTACACCGCGACGACTGACTCACGTATCGCTCGGCGATGAGACGCCTCGCTGTGAAGTGAGTTCGTTAGAAGTAGCGGGAGGTAGATTTGAACTACCGATCTGCGGGTTATGAGCCCGCCGGAATCTCCTGGCTATCCCATCCCGCTACCTGTTCATACCCGAGTCCCCTCATTAAGGCTTGTGATTCGGCTGCCGTCCGTGAGTTTGTCACGCGCTATGGGCTGTCGTCGTGGTGGACCTGCCAGGTGAAGAGGCTCTCGAAGACGTAGTTCACCGACATCGCTGCGGCGATGGCGATCGGACTGGCGGCGATGAACCACAGGTCCCGACCGGCGACCACCAGCTCGACCGTCAGCTGTTGGGTCAACACCCAGTAGACGACCAGCTGGACGGTGACGCCGCCGGTCCTGACGAGGTGTGATTTCCCCAGCCGCTTGAGGAACGGCCGCAGGCCGGCCTCGCCGTCCCCCGAGAAGGTCCAGTGTTCGTTGACCAGAAACATCACCACGATAGCGGTCTCGACGCCGGCGGCTTTCGCCCAGAGGTCGGGGACGCCGAAGGCCAGGCCCAGCACCGCCAACACCGCGTTGTCGCTGATGGCTCCGACGATGCCGACCGAGAGAAACTGGCCGAACCGGACGCCGGAGACGAGCGATTCGAAGCGGTCGGGCACCAGTCCGCGGAGCCGGTCGCCGACGCTCATCGGTCTCGTTCGACGAGGGCGGTCGGCTGTTCGCGGGCCGCGGCGATGGCCGTGTGGAGCCTGTCGTCGCTCAGTTGCTTCGCGCGGTGTCTCGCCGACAGCAGCGCCCGGAACAGCGCTACCGAGTCCCGGACCGGCGAGACGGTCGAGCCGGGGCGGTCCTCCCATTGGATGGGTACCTCCGCGACGCGGAGGTCGAGGGCGCCCGCGATGGCGGCGAGTTCCACGTCCCAGGCGAAGCCGGGCTCGTACAGGTGCGAGCGGACCTGCTCCCACCCGTCGGCGCTGATGGCCTTCGCGCCGCACTGGTAGTCGTGCAGCGAGACCGTAAGCAGGGTGCCGGCGAGCCACGCGAAGCCGTCGCCCAGGAACCGGCGGGCGAACGTCTGGTGGCTGGCGACCTCCGAGTCGGGGTGGCGCCGTGACCCGACGGCGAGGTCGGCCCCACCGGAGCTGACGCGGTCGGCGACCGAGTCGAGCGAGTCCGCCGGGGTCGAGCCGTCGGCGTCGGCAAACACCAGCACGTCCGTCTCCAGGAACTCGAACCCGGCCGTGATTGCGGCCCCCTTGCCGCGCCGGTACGGGACGGTTTCGATGATGGCCGGGAGGTCTTCCAGCTGTGCCTTGACGCCCTCCTTGGGCGCGTCGAGTTCGATGACGACCGTCTCCGGGTCAAGCGTCTCTTCGATGGCGGTCACGTACCGCCGCAACTCCCCCACGTCCGGACGGAAGGCCGGGACAACTACACCGACGGTCGTCGACATCGTGTCACTCTGCACTGTCAGCGACTAAAAACGGTTCGAAACCCGTCAGGATGGGTGAATCAAAAAACGTATAGTGGCTCACCCAACTCTTATCCCTTGATGGAGTACGGTCTCGTCGCCCTCTGGCTCGCCCTCTATCTCCTCTTGACGTACGTCGGTGCGACCGTCGCAGCGGCGCTGTTTCCCCGCTTTGCCGAGCGTGGTATCGCCTTCGGCCTCCCGGTGGCCCTGGTGGTGCTGTGGCTGTCTACCTACTTCCTCGGTCGCCTCTCGATGACGGCCGGTATCTGGCTCGGGATAGTCGGGCTCGTCGCCGGCGCCGTCGCGGTCGCTTATCGCCGCGGCCCAATCGACCTCCGCTCGTTCGGCGAGGTCGCCGCCGTCTTCGCCGTCGCCTTCCTGTTCGTGGTGTGGATTCGCGCGCTGGACCCGGCTATCTCACCGCTGGCCGGCGAGAAGTTCCTCGATTTCGGCCTTGTCCAGTCGCTGTTGCGGGCCGATACCCTCCCCCCGGAAGACATGTGGTTCGCCGGCGAGCCGGTCGCCTACTACTACGGCGGCCACCTGCTGACGGCGATTCTCACCCGGCTGACCGGAACGGCCGGACAATACGCGTACAACCTCGCGCTGGCGGGCTTCTACGCCACGCTGGTGACGGGCGTCTACGGGCTGGCCGGCGCCGTCGCGGCGGCGCGGGACGTTCCCCGCCGACTCGCCGCCGGGCTCTCGGCGTTTTTCGTCGGTATCGCGAGCAACCTCACGACGCCGGCCCGCGCGCTGCTCTGGCTGTTGCCGGACGGGGTGGCCAAGTCGGTGGCCGGTGCGGCCGGCTACGAACTCACGGGGCTCGCCCGCGGGCCCGGCGAGTTCTACTTCTGGGACGCCAGCCGCGTCATCACTGACGACCCCGACGACTTCGCCACGTACACGCCTGGCACGGGGTACAGCGTCAACGAGTTCCCGCTCTTTGCCTGGCTCAACGGCGACCTCCACGCCCACATGATGAGCACGGGCTTTCTCGTCCTGACGGCGGCGCTGTGTTTCAGCTATTACCAGACGCCGGCCGAGGAGCGCCGGCGGCGACTGGCGCTCCTCTTCGGGGCGATTCCGGCCGTC encodes the following:
- a CDS encoding type IV pilin N-terminal domain-containing protein, with product MDIKRLFEDDDAVSPVIGVILMVAITVILAAVIASFVLGLGDQAGDPSPQASWSFSYDEGNTSTDSFGTSSSASDDGTLVISHDGGDSVTVDNIDVTGSTNSGGNLVDDAGYTSGDELSAGSSFSVLVSSDDTVRIIWNNPNGDSSNTLAEHEV
- a CDS encoding type IV pilin N-terminal domain-containing protein — encoded protein: MDIKQLLNDDDAVSPVIGVILMVAITVILAAVIASFVLGLGDQAGDAAPQVSVDCNFPSSSDNNMIHDGGDNLEESNLNLNNNGSTNLNSAPSGSTFRSGDTIAEGGGIDEGTQLIWENPNSDSTSIIAEC
- the hpt gene encoding hypoxanthine/guanine phosphoribosyltransferase; protein product: MEKLQESLLDAPIIEKDGYHYFVHPISDGVPMLRPELLREIVIKIIRKAELEDVDKIVTPAAMGIHISTAVSLMTDIPLVVVRKRQYGLDGEVALSQVTGYSENEMYVNDVYDGDRVLVLDDVLSTGGTLAALTGALEDIGADICDVVCVIKKDDGQNKLDEAGYEAKTLINVVVEDGEVVITDEYGDG
- a CDS encoding GtrA family protein, encoding MSVGDRLRGLVPDRFESLVSGVRFGQFLSVGIVGAISDNAVLAVLGLAFGVPDLWAKAAGVETAIVVMFLVNEHWTFSGDGEAGLRPFLKRLGKSHLVRTGGVTVQLVVYWVLTQQLTVELVVAGRDLWFIAASPIAIAAAMSVNYVFESLFTWQVHHDDSP
- a CDS encoding glycosyltransferase, coding for MSTTVGVVVPAFRPDVGELRRYVTAIEETLDPETVVIELDAPKEGVKAQLEDLPAIIETVPYRRGKGAAITAGFEFLETDVLVFADADGSTPADSLDSVADRVSSGGADLAVGSRRHPDSEVASHQTFARRFLGDGFAWLAGTLLTVSLHDYQCGAKAISADGWEQVRSHLYEPGFAWDVELAAIAGALDLRVAEVPIQWEDRPGSTVSPVRDSVALFRALLSARHRAKQLSDDRLHTAIAAAREQPTALVERDR